A window of Phycobacter azelaicus contains these coding sequences:
- a CDS encoding MFS transporter, with protein sequence MEKRAFQTLTGAEKAPSASEARNGLRHLLSLSMTKVADGLIDPKLVLSWLLTVLGAPAVLIGALVPIREAGALLPQVFLAPRVSGLPQRKWVWAAGSAVQGLAAAGICLVALRFSGWTAGVMICALVALLAVARSACSVSYKDILGKTVGKNRRGAVTGAAASVAAIGVLIFAGTLMFGGGRSQPIVLIAVALAAILWMVAAAIFTSIEEDSSDPSAETRAVDLSILRRNPNLARFVAVRGLLVSLALAPPYLVILSGQDGQFGQLGALVLASAFASLVSSWIWGRAADKSSRQVLMRSGLMGAFAMPSAVALSAAGFAQGVWSMPLVLLSVMIAYYGVRQGRSTYLVDIAPEAERANWTAVANTVIGVLLLAVGALGGVLSFLGPEAVLVLFGALSLVAAVLAHGLTEAE encoded by the coding sequence ATGGAAAAACGTGCTTTTCAGACCCTGACAGGAGCTGAGAAGGCGCCATCCGCCAGCGAAGCCCGCAATGGTCTGCGTCATTTGCTGAGCCTCAGCATGACAAAGGTCGCGGATGGGCTGATTGATCCCAAACTCGTACTCAGCTGGCTGCTGACCGTTTTGGGCGCCCCGGCTGTGCTGATTGGTGCGCTGGTCCCGATCCGTGAAGCGGGGGCCTTGCTGCCGCAAGTGTTTCTGGCGCCGCGGGTGTCAGGCCTGCCCCAAAGAAAGTGGGTCTGGGCGGCTGGGTCAGCAGTGCAGGGCTTGGCTGCGGCAGGGATTTGCCTTGTCGCCCTGCGGTTTTCTGGTTGGACGGCGGGCGTCATGATCTGCGCCTTGGTGGCGCTGCTTGCTGTGGCGCGTTCGGCCTGTTCGGTGTCCTACAAGGACATCCTGGGAAAAACCGTCGGCAAGAACCGACGCGGTGCGGTGACCGGTGCGGCTGCCTCGGTCGCGGCCATCGGCGTTTTGATCTTTGCGGGCACCCTGATGTTTGGCGGCGGACGCAGTCAGCCTATCGTTCTCATAGCGGTGGCCCTGGCCGCTATTTTGTGGATGGTCGCGGCTGCAATCTTCACATCCATAGAGGAAGACAGCAGTGACCCCTCTGCGGAAACGCGCGCGGTCGATCTGTCGATCCTGAGGCGTAACCCCAACTTGGCACGCTTCGTTGCGGTGCGAGGGCTTTTGGTATCGTTGGCATTGGCACCGCCGTATCTCGTGATCCTGAGCGGTCAGGACGGGCAGTTTGGCCAGCTCGGCGCCTTGGTCCTTGCGTCGGCTTTTGCCTCCCTTGTCAGCTCCTGGATATGGGGACGGGCGGCTGATAAATCATCCCGGCAGGTTCTGATGCGCTCTGGCCTCATGGGCGCCTTTGCGATGCCGAGCGCGGTTGCGCTGTCTGCGGCGGGATTCGCACAAGGCGTCTGGTCGATGCCTTTGGTGCTGCTTTCGGTGATGATCGCCTACTACGGCGTACGCCAGGGACGGTCAACCTACCTTGTTGATATTGCACCTGAGGCTGAGCGGGCCAATTGGACAGCGGTCGCAAACACTGTGATCGGGGTATTACTGCTTGCTGTTGGGGCTTTGGGGGGGGTGTTGTCCTTCCTTGGTCCCGAAGCGGTGCTTGTACTGTTTGGAGCTTTGTCGCTTGTCGCTGCCGTTCTGGCCCACGGCCTGACCGAGGCAGAGTAA
- the phaZ gene encoding polyhydroxyalkanoate depolymerase: MRYMMSYDLMETTRNMNQWLGATALSMASYPAFSAIPNPALSWLAAWGEVTERTFQRMVARPDWGIGTFTCEDGKDHTVEIDTVVEKPFGDLIHFRVVGREVQPRKVLLVAPMSGHYATLLRSTVKSLVENCEVYVTDWHNARDIPVSAGKFDIEDYTLYLVDFMRELGPETHVIAVCQPAPLTLAATAYLAEQDPDAQPSSLTLIGGPVDPDATPTEVTDFGRRVTMGQLEETMIQRVGFKYAGVGRKVYPGLLQLSSFMSMNMDRHSKAFMDQILKVSRGEASDHDAHNRFYDEYLAVMDMTAEFYLSTVERIFKNGEIAKNEFIVDGHKVDIGKITDVAVKTVEGANDDISAPGQCIAALDLCTGLPESKKASHVEPGAGHYGIFAGRSWRNNIRPLVIDFMNANSRASAPKSKRTKPKIAAV, encoded by the coding sequence ATGCGCTATATGATGTCCTACGACCTTATGGAAACTACCCGGAACATGAATCAATGGCTGGGGGCGACCGCATTGTCGATGGCATCCTATCCGGCGTTCTCTGCGATCCCGAACCCCGCGCTCAGTTGGCTGGCCGCCTGGGGCGAAGTGACAGAGCGCACTTTTCAGCGTATGGTGGCCCGCCCAGACTGGGGTATCGGCACCTTCACCTGCGAAGATGGCAAGGATCACACGGTCGAAATCGACACCGTGGTGGAAAAACCCTTCGGCGATTTGATCCACTTCCGCGTCGTTGGGCGCGAGGTTCAGCCGCGAAAGGTTCTTTTGGTAGCCCCTATGTCTGGCCACTACGCGACGCTTTTGCGCTCCACCGTGAAGAGCCTTGTTGAGAACTGCGAGGTCTACGTCACAGACTGGCACAATGCCCGCGACATTCCGGTGTCCGCTGGCAAGTTCGACATCGAAGACTACACGCTGTACTTGGTGGACTTCATGCGTGAGCTGGGGCCTGAAACCCATGTGATCGCTGTTTGCCAGCCTGCGCCGCTGACATTGGCGGCCACGGCGTACCTTGCTGAACAGGATCCCGATGCGCAGCCCTCTTCCCTGACGCTTATCGGCGGTCCCGTTGACCCTGACGCCACCCCGACCGAAGTAACCGACTTCGGCCGCCGCGTTACCATGGGCCAGCTGGAAGAAACCATGATCCAGCGCGTCGGCTTCAAATATGCAGGCGTCGGGCGCAAGGTCTATCCCGGCCTTTTGCAGCTGTCCTCCTTCATGTCGATGAACATGGACCGTCACTCCAAGGCGTTCATGGACCAGATCCTGAAGGTCAGCCGCGGCGAGGCCTCAGACCATGACGCGCACAACCGGTTCTACGATGAGTATCTCGCCGTTATGGATATGACGGCCGAGTTTTATCTCTCAACGGTCGAGCGCATCTTCAAAAATGGCGAGATTGCCAAGAACGAATTCATCGTGGATGGCCACAAGGTGGATATCGGCAAGATCACCGATGTGGCCGTGAAAACGGTAGAGGGCGCCAATGACGACATTTCGGCCCCCGGTCAGTGTATCGCCGCTCTGGATCTGTGCACCGGTCTGCCGGAGTCCAAAAAGGCCAGCCATGTAGAGCCCGGTGCAGGTCACTATGGTATCTTTGCCGGCCGCAGCTGGCGAAACAACATCCGCCCGCTGGTCATCGATTTTATGAATGCCAACAGCCGAGCCAGCGCGCCCAAGTCAAAGCGGACCAAGCCCAAGATCGCCGCGGTCTGA
- the thrS gene encoding threonine--tRNA ligase has translation MAQISLTLPDGNARSYEAGVTPAQVAADISTSLAKKAISATVDGQHWDLQWPINADASIALHTMKDEDQANELIRHDLAHIMARAVQEIWPDTKVTIGPVIENGWYYDFDRAEPFTPEDLGAIEKKMKEIINKREPVTTEVWDRERAVKFYEANNEPYKVELIDAIPGDEPLRMYWHGHWQDLCRGPHLQHTGQVPGDSFKLMSIAGAYWRGDSSRQMLQRIYGVAFTGKEKLKAHLHMLEEAAKRDHRKLGREMNLFHMQEEAPGQVFWHPNGWKVYTTLQDYMRRQQERGGYVEVNTPQVVDRKLWEASGHWDKYQENMFIVEVDEEHAREKAVNALKPMNCPCHVQVFNQGLKSYRDLPLRMAEFGSCARYEPSGALHGIMRVRGFTQDDGHIFCTEDQIESETARFIEFLSKIYADLGFHDWTIKLSTRPEKRIGSDESWDFVEKALGDACKAAGYDYEILEGEGAFYGPKLEFTLTDAIGRNWQCGTLQVDPNLPERLDATYIGQDGNKHRPFMLHRATLGSFERFIGILIEEHAGKLPFWLAPRQVVVASITSEADDYVNEVVQTLRDAGVRAEADIRNEKINYKVREHSVGKVPVILAVGHREVEERTVSVRRLGEKQTKVESLADVTNALSREATPPDLL, from the coding sequence ATGGCCCAGATTTCTCTCACCCTTCCCGATGGCAATGCGCGCAGCTATGAAGCTGGCGTCACACCTGCTCAGGTGGCTGCCGATATTTCCACCTCGCTGGCCAAAAAGGCGATTTCCGCCACCGTCGATGGACAGCACTGGGATCTGCAATGGCCGATCAATGCGGATGCCTCCATTGCCCTTCACACCATGAAGGACGAAGACCAGGCGAACGAGCTGATCCGCCATGACCTTGCCCATATAATGGCCCGCGCCGTACAGGAGATCTGGCCCGATACCAAGGTCACCATCGGCCCGGTGATTGAGAACGGCTGGTACTACGACTTTGACCGCGCAGAGCCCTTTACTCCCGAGGATCTTGGCGCGATCGAAAAGAAGATGAAGGAAATCATCAACAAGCGCGAGCCCGTGACCACCGAGGTCTGGGACCGGGAACGTGCGGTGAAATTCTATGAGGCCAATAACGAACCTTACAAGGTGGAGCTGATCGACGCCATTCCGGGTGACGAGCCGCTGCGCATGTATTGGCACGGCCATTGGCAGGATCTGTGCCGGGGTCCGCACCTGCAGCACACAGGCCAGGTGCCGGGCGATTCCTTCAAGCTGATGTCCATCGCGGGCGCCTATTGGCGCGGTGACAGCTCGCGCCAGATGCTGCAGCGGATCTATGGCGTTGCCTTCACCGGCAAGGAAAAGCTGAAGGCTCACCTGCACATGCTGGAGGAAGCCGCCAAGCGCGACCACCGCAAGCTGGGCCGCGAGATGAACCTTTTCCACATGCAGGAAGAGGCCCCCGGTCAGGTGTTCTGGCACCCCAATGGCTGGAAAGTCTACACCACCCTGCAGGACTACATGCGCCGCCAGCAGGAACGCGGCGGCTATGTCGAAGTAAACACGCCGCAGGTGGTGGATCGCAAGCTATGGGAGGCCTCCGGCCACTGGGACAAATACCAGGAAAACATGTTCATCGTCGAAGTGGACGAAGAACACGCCCGCGAAAAGGCCGTGAATGCGCTCAAGCCAATGAACTGCCCCTGCCATGTGCAGGTGTTCAATCAGGGTCTCAAATCCTACCGCGACCTGCCCCTGCGCATGGCCGAGTTCGGCTCTTGCGCGCGCTATGAACCCTCGGGCGCCTTGCACGGCATCATGCGGGTGCGGGGCTTTACTCAGGACGATGGCCATATCTTCTGCACCGAAGATCAGATCGAAAGCGAAACCGCGCGGTTCATCGAATTCCTGTCGAAGATCTACGCCGACCTTGGCTTCCACGACTGGACCATCAAGCTGTCGACACGTCCGGAAAAGCGGATTGGATCTGATGAAAGCTGGGATTTTGTGGAAAAGGCGCTGGGGGATGCCTGCAAGGCTGCGGGCTATGACTATGAAATCCTCGAAGGCGAAGGCGCCTTTTATGGTCCCAAGCTTGAGTTCACCCTGACCGACGCCATCGGGCGGAACTGGCAGTGCGGCACCCTGCAGGTGGACCCCAACCTGCCGGAACGGCTTGATGCGACCTATATCGGGCAGGACGGCAACAAGCACCGTCCCTTCATGCTGCACCGGGCAACACTGGGATCCTTCGAACGCTTCATCGGCATCCTGATCGAAGAGCACGCGGGCAAGCTGCCCTTCTGGCTGGCGCCGCGTCAGGTTGTTGTCGCCTCCATCACCTCGGAGGCGGACGATTACGTCAATGAAGTCGTGCAGACCCTGCGCGATGCGGGCGTGCGCGCCGAGGCGGATATCCGCAACGAGAAGATCAACTACAAGGTCCGCGAACACTCAGTCGGCAAGGTTCCGGTGATCTTGGCCGTGGGGCACCGCGAGGTGGAAGAACGCACCGTTTCCGTGCGCCGCCTTGGCGAAAAACAGACCAAAGTGGAAAGCCTTGCGGATGTAACAAACGCCCTTTCGCGCGAAGCAACCCCGCCGGATCTGTTGTAA
- a CDS encoding VOC family protein: protein MEQRVSLITLGVPDMERSAAFYEALGWQRAQSPDGVIAFDLISQTLGLYPLEKLAEDIGLPPDELGTGAMTLSHNTRSPEEVDALLTAAEAAGAEILRPAGDVFWGGYIGYFRAPDGHVWEIAHNPFSPLAENGAFRWNGFPVPS, encoded by the coding sequence ATGGAACAGCGGGTAAGCCTGATCACTCTTGGCGTGCCGGACATGGAGCGGTCCGCAGCCTTTTACGAGGCTTTGGGCTGGCAACGCGCCCAAAGTCCAGATGGTGTTATCGCCTTTGACCTGATTTCGCAGACACTCGGGCTTTATCCGCTTGAAAAACTGGCCGAGGATATTGGTCTGCCGCCGGACGAGCTGGGGACCGGTGCCATGACACTAAGTCATAACACCCGCTCGCCGGAGGAGGTGGACGCCTTGCTAACCGCGGCAGAGGCCGCGGGCGCGGAGATCCTGCGTCCTGCAGGCGATGTGTTCTGGGGCGGCTACATTGGCTATTTCCGCGCGCCGGATGGTCATGTCTGGGAAATCGCTCACAATCCGTTCTCCCCGCTTGCGGAGAACGGTGCCTTCCGCTGGAATGGCTTTCCGGTACCGTCCTGA
- the bufB gene encoding MNIO family bufferin maturase, whose protein sequence is MLDSTRFDRLPATPGVGYKPQHFEALIRPTESADGPGPVRWLEIHAENYMGDGGRPLAQLRHLSERFAISVHGVGLSIGGEGQLDKDHLARLKKLIGWLNPASFSEHLAWSTHDSHFLNDLLPLPYTDGTLARVCDHIEQLQDTIARPMLLENPSSYLAFAESDWSEPEFLAEISRRTGCGLLLDVNNVFVSATNLGFSPTGYIDAFALDKVGEIHLGGHDEDEDDHGAPLLIDSHGREVVDPVWSLLDYTLRQSGRKPVLIEWDTDVPEWPVLRDEAARADTALAKVAPAPVAP, encoded by the coding sequence ATGTTGGACAGCACCAGATTTGACCGGCTGCCTGCCACCCCCGGCGTTGGCTACAAGCCGCAGCATTTCGAAGCCCTGATACGCCCCACGGAGTCGGCCGACGGCCCAGGTCCGGTGCGCTGGCTCGAAATCCATGCGGAAAACTACATGGGCGATGGCGGTCGCCCCCTCGCACAACTGCGCCACCTTTCCGAGCGCTTTGCCATCTCCGTGCACGGCGTGGGCCTTTCCATCGGAGGTGAAGGGCAGCTGGACAAGGATCACCTTGCCCGCCTCAAAAAGCTGATCGGCTGGCTGAACCCTGCAAGCTTTTCCGAACATCTGGCCTGGTCCACCCACGACAGCCATTTCCTCAATGACCTGCTGCCCCTGCCCTACACCGATGGCACGCTGGCGCGCGTATGCGACCACATCGAGCAACTGCAAGACACCATCGCCAGACCCATGCTGCTGGAGAACCCGTCAAGCTATCTCGCCTTTGCAGAAAGCGACTGGTCCGAACCGGAGTTCCTCGCTGAAATCAGCCGTCGCACCGGCTGCGGGTTGCTTCTGGATGTGAACAACGTCTTTGTCTCCGCCACCAACCTTGGCTTTTCACCGACCGGGTATATCGACGCCTTCGCACTGGACAAGGTCGGAGAGATCCATCTTGGCGGCCATGACGAGGATGAGGATGACCACGGCGCGCCACTTTTGATCGACAGTCATGGCCGCGAAGTGGTGGATCCGGTCTGGTCGCTGCTGGACTACACTCTGCGCCAATCCGGGCGTAAACCTGTGCTGATCGAATGGGACACCGATGTTCCCGAGTGGCCTGTCCTGCGGGATGAGGCGGCGCGGGCAGACACTGCACTTGCGAAAGTCGCTCCTGCCCCGGTGGCGCCATGA
- a CDS encoding BufA1 family periplasmic bufferin-type metallophore encodes MSKHTKSLAVASAVAAALTAATTMPAAAQSKEKCYGVSLAGKNDCAAGPGTTCAGSSVVDYQGNAWTLVDAGTCLDIELPAMADGTERKGSLDPLERDLPA; translated from the coding sequence ATGTCAAAGCACACCAAATCCCTTGCCGTCGCCAGCGCCGTTGCAGCCGCCCTGACGGCAGCTACCACCATGCCCGCCGCCGCTCAGAGCAAAGAGAAATGCTATGGCGTTTCGCTGGCTGGCAAGAACGACTGCGCAGCCGGCCCCGGCACCACTTGCGCAGGCTCTTCGGTCGTTGATTATCAAGGCAACGCCTGGACCCTAGTGGACGCGGGCACCTGCCTTGATATCGAGCTGCCCGCAATGGCCGATGGCACCGAACGCAAGGGCTCGCTTGATCCGCTGGAGCGTGATCTGCCCGCGTAA
- a CDS encoding DUF6151 family protein — translation MPAAPDPSACRFSCSCGSLHGHIAPEALKTGTHVACYCADCRANEIYHNRPDPAPGPVDLFQLSPDTIHITKGAEHLKLLRLSPKGLFRWYAGCCGMPFANTLMKPGLPFAGMRTNLFENPEIFGKVTTSAFMSRPGKPPRTKGALPMVYALFTRMMAARLSGRWKETPFFDIATGRPVSEPLVLSKAERDAVTKS, via the coding sequence ATGCCAGCGGCCCCTGACCCATCCGCCTGCCGGTTTTCCTGCAGCTGCGGGTCGTTGCATGGGCACATTGCCCCTGAGGCGCTGAAGACGGGCACGCACGTGGCCTGCTACTGCGCCGATTGCCGCGCCAATGAGATCTACCACAACCGCCCTGATCCGGCGCCGGGCCCGGTTGACCTGTTCCAGCTCTCTCCGGATACCATCCACATCACCAAGGGCGCCGAACATCTCAAACTCTTGCGACTAAGCCCCAAGGGGCTGTTTCGCTGGTATGCGGGCTGCTGCGGCATGCCATTTGCCAACACACTGATGAAACCGGGTCTGCCTTTTGCCGGGATGCGCACCAACCTGTTCGAAAACCCCGAGATCTTTGGCAAGGTCACCACAAGTGCCTTCATGTCCCGCCCCGGAAAACCGCCAAGAACCAAAGGGGCCTTACCCATGGTCTATGCGCTGTTCACACGGATGATGGCTGCGCGCCTGTCAGGGCGGTGGAAGGAAACCCCGTTCTTTGACATCGCCACGGGCCGTCCGGTGAGCGAGCCTCTGGTGCTCAGCAAGGCAGAGCGGGACGCAGTCACAAAATCCTAA
- a CDS encoding alpha/beta hydrolase family protein, whose protein sequence is MGQTQYLECANGRRIAYHVTEGPGPAIVFLGGLKSDMEGTKAVHLEAWAKAQGRAFLRFDYSGHGESSGTFEEGCIGDWQEDTLAAVDALTEGPILPVGSSMGGWQALLLAKARPERIAGMVTIAAAPDFTEDGYWASFSEAQKAELEAQGYVELPSDYMEPYRISKRMIEDGRQRLVLRAPLSLPFPVRCLQGTADTAVSTETALRLLDHADCVDMRLTLVKDADHRFSDAACLRLIEEALQEVLGMS, encoded by the coding sequence ATGGGCCAAACACAGTATCTGGAATGCGCGAACGGACGACGGATTGCCTACCACGTAACGGAGGGACCGGGCCCCGCAATTGTTTTCCTCGGCGGCCTGAAGTCTGACATGGAAGGCACCAAGGCCGTGCATCTGGAGGCCTGGGCCAAGGCGCAGGGGCGCGCTTTCCTGCGGTTTGACTATTCCGGCCACGGCGAAAGCTCCGGTACCTTTGAGGAGGGTTGCATCGGCGATTGGCAGGAGGACACGTTGGCCGCTGTTGACGCGCTGACAGAAGGTCCGATCCTTCCCGTCGGCTCTTCCATGGGGGGCTGGCAGGCTCTGCTTCTGGCAAAGGCCCGGCCCGAACGGATTGCCGGTATGGTCACGATCGCCGCTGCGCCGGATTTCACCGAGGACGGCTACTGGGCCAGTTTCTCCGAAGCTCAAAAGGCTGAGCTTGAGGCGCAAGGATATGTGGAACTGCCAAGCGACTACATGGAACCCTACCGGATCTCCAAGCGCATGATCGAAGATGGGCGCCAGCGTCTGGTTCTGCGCGCGCCGCTGTCCTTGCCGTTCCCAGTGCGCTGCCTGCAAGGCACCGCTGATACGGCTGTTTCGACCGAAACCGCTCTTAGGCTGCTCGATCATGCGGATTGCGTGGATATGCGTTTGACCTTGGTCAAGGATGCTGACCACAGGTTCTCTGACGCTGCCTGCCTGCGCCTCATCGAAGAGGCGCTGCAGGAGGTTTTGGGGATGTCCTGA
- a CDS encoding alpha/beta fold hydrolase, translating into MEFSKAVETHGNFGAEPLVLLPGMMCDARIFTPQIEALSAHVPITVAPLLGGDRIEAIAAHILNMLPERFALAGLSMGGIIAMEILRRAPGRVSRLCLMATTPLAETPAQAAEREPLIIGARTGRLGEMLEKALPAECLAPGAGRAEILNKVQQMGQAFGSDVFVNQNRALQRRMDQQAAARRCHVPALILCGEFDRLTPVKRHELLASLIPQATFEVISGAGHLPSLEQPELVTRAMMSWLAAPAEQQHPS; encoded by the coding sequence ATGGAATTTTCAAAAGCGGTTGAAACTCATGGGAACTTTGGAGCCGAGCCGCTGGTCCTCCTTCCCGGCATGATGTGCGATGCCAGGATCTTTACCCCCCAGATTGAAGCCTTGTCGGCACATGTGCCAATCACGGTTGCCCCACTCCTGGGCGGAGATCGGATCGAGGCAATTGCCGCGCATATTCTGAACATGTTGCCGGAACGTTTCGCCTTGGCCGGGCTGTCGATGGGCGGCATCATTGCGATGGAGATCCTGCGCCGTGCTCCGGGTCGCGTGTCGCGGCTGTGTCTCATGGCGACGACGCCTTTGGCAGAAACACCGGCGCAGGCCGCCGAGCGGGAACCACTGATCATTGGTGCGCGGACCGGTCGCTTGGGTGAGATGCTGGAAAAGGCGCTCCCTGCAGAATGCCTCGCGCCGGGCGCAGGACGCGCCGAAATTCTGAACAAGGTGCAACAGATGGGGCAGGCCTTTGGAAGCGATGTCTTCGTGAACCAGAACCGCGCCCTACAGCGGCGCATGGATCAGCAGGCGGCGGCGCGCCGTTGTCATGTCCCAGCCCTGATCCTGTGCGGCGAATTTGATCGTCTGACCCCCGTAAAACGCCACGAGCTTTTGGCCAGCCTGATCCCGCAGGCCACTTTTGAGGTCATCTCGGGCGCTGGCCACCTGCCGTCGCTTGAACAGCCAGAGCTCGTTACACGCGCCATGATGTCCTGGCTTGCGGCTCCTGCCGAACAGCAGCACCCTTCTTAG
- a CDS encoding alpha/beta hydrolase — protein MRQLLTGLGRSILGLGAIGAGLWAFGPNEPVDLRASFDVRRFGKGVGNYFETVESAYSDITPGTEKRIVWAGQSETRTKVSVLYLHGFSATSEEIRPVPDRVAQALGANLVFTRLAGHGRPGAAMAEVTVQDWMQDLAEALAAARAVGDRVVVIATSTGATLMTAAALDDDLSRDVAALVLVSPNYGVNHPMAPLLTWPAARVWLPLIAGKERSFPVRSADHERYWTTSYPSVAVLPMAALVKAVMRLKVEEVRLPALFWFSKHDKVVRPDLTADVAARWGGQTHIVNRNPGPEDDPYAHVMAGDVMSPGQTDVAVEDILKWLRQLEIQ, from the coding sequence ATGCGGCAGCTCCTGACGGGGCTGGGGCGGTCCATTCTTGGGCTTGGTGCCATCGGAGCGGGCCTTTGGGCCTTTGGTCCGAATGAGCCTGTGGATTTAAGGGCCTCTTTTGATGTGCGCCGTTTTGGAAAAGGTGTAGGCAACTATTTCGAAACTGTCGAAAGCGCCTATTCCGACATAACGCCGGGCACGGAAAAGCGCATCGTCTGGGCTGGGCAATCGGAAACGCGAACCAAGGTTTCGGTCCTTTATTTGCACGGGTTTTCAGCCACGTCCGAGGAAATCCGCCCCGTTCCCGACCGCGTCGCGCAGGCTCTGGGCGCAAACCTTGTCTTCACGCGGCTCGCAGGTCACGGGCGGCCCGGGGCAGCCATGGCCGAAGTTACGGTGCAGGATTGGATGCAGGATCTGGCCGAAGCCCTGGCTGCGGCGCGGGCGGTCGGCGATCGTGTGGTGGTTATTGCGACCTCGACCGGGGCGACCCTGATGACGGCGGCCGCCCTTGATGACGACCTGTCGCGCGATGTGGCCGCTTTGGTCCTGGTATCTCCGAATTACGGGGTTAATCATCCGATGGCGCCTCTGCTGACTTGGCCGGCTGCCAGGGTCTGGCTGCCCCTCATTGCAGGCAAAGAGCGGTCCTTCCCGGTCCGTAGTGCGGACCACGAGAGATACTGGACCACGTCCTACCCCTCGGTCGCAGTCCTGCCCATGGCGGCGCTGGTCAAGGCGGTGATGCGGCTCAAGGTCGAAGAGGTCCGCCTCCCGGCCTTGTTCTGGTTCTCAAAGCACGACAAGGTGGTGCGCCCGGATCTGACGGCAGATGTTGCGGCACGCTGGGGTGGGCAAACGCACATTGTCAATCGCAACCCCGGCCCTGAGGACGACCCTTACGCGCATGTTATGGCGGGCGATGTCATGTCCCCGGGACAGACGGATGTTGCCGTGGAAGATATTTTGAAATGGCTAAGGCAATTGGAGATCCAGTGA